The Streptomyces sp. NBC_01775 genome includes a region encoding these proteins:
- a CDS encoding LacI family DNA-binding transcriptional regulator has translation MTAAEKHQGSRTPASLPQPPAGRYSRGSRPRARAGIRDVAAAAGVSITTVSDALNGKGRLPDATRSHVREVAERLGYRPSAAARTLRTGKSGLIGLTVTTYGEEPFTFTEFAYFAEMARAATSAALARGYALVILPAPARDSPFDVWSNVALDGTVVIDPSDQDPVVTELVRSGIPVVSDGRPSGSVPVTAWVDHDHEEAVRGLLDHLAESGARRIGLLTGTSTDTYTRLSTSAYLEWCERVGQDPVYESYPAHDPCAGAVAADRLLARPDRPDAVYGLFDPNGTDLLGAARRYGLRVPEDLLLVCCSESTVYATTEPPITTLSLKPGRIGNTVIQLLIDAIEGIGPALPVRQVMPTDLIVRTSSYRRGARTTVSAPRAPRAD, from the coding sequence ATGACAGCAGCAGAGAAGCATCAGGGGAGCCGGACACCGGCGTCCCTCCCGCAGCCTCCGGCCGGGAGGTACTCCCGGGGGAGCCGGCCGAGGGCGCGGGCCGGCATCCGGGATGTCGCCGCCGCGGCCGGTGTCTCCATCACGACTGTCTCCGACGCCCTCAACGGAAAGGGCCGGCTTCCGGATGCCACGCGCAGCCACGTCCGCGAGGTCGCCGAGCGGCTGGGCTACCGCCCCTCCGCCGCGGCCCGCACGCTGCGCACGGGCAAGTCGGGGCTGATCGGCCTGACCGTCACGACGTACGGCGAAGAACCGTTCACCTTCACCGAGTTCGCCTACTTCGCCGAGATGGCGCGGGCCGCGACCTCGGCGGCGCTGGCCCGCGGCTACGCCCTGGTGATCCTGCCGGCCCCGGCCCGGGACAGCCCCTTCGACGTGTGGTCCAACGTCGCGCTGGACGGCACCGTCGTCATCGACCCCTCCGACCAGGACCCGGTCGTCACCGAACTGGTCCGCTCCGGGATCCCGGTCGTCTCCGACGGCCGCCCCAGCGGCTCCGTGCCGGTCACCGCGTGGGTGGACCACGACCACGAGGAGGCGGTGCGCGGCCTCCTGGACCACCTCGCCGAATCCGGAGCCCGCCGCATCGGCCTGCTGACGGGCACCAGCACCGACACCTACACCCGGCTGTCGACCAGCGCCTACCTGGAGTGGTGCGAGCGCGTGGGCCAGGACCCGGTCTACGAGAGCTATCCGGCACACGACCCGTGCGCGGGCGCGGTGGCCGCCGACCGGCTGCTGGCCAGACCCGACCGCCCGGACGCGGTCTACGGCCTCTTCGACCCCAACGGCACCGACCTGCTGGGGGCGGCGCGACGCTACGGGCTGCGGGTGCCGGAGGACCTGCTGCTGGTGTGCTGTAGCGAGTCCACCGTCTACGCCACGACCGAGCCGCCCATCACCACGCTCTCGCTCAAGCCGGGGCGGATCGGCAACACCGTCATCCAGCTGCTGATCGACGCCATCGAGGGCATCGGCCCGGCGCTGCCCGTGCGGCAGGTGATGCCCACCGATCTGATCGTGCGTACCTCCTCGTATCGCCGGGGCGCTCGCACAACGGTCAGTGCGCCCCGTGCGCCCCGCGCTGACTGA
- a CDS encoding DUF5326 family protein, translated as MDTKGTLSGLPWWVKWVVIPVIALAVFGGLITSLIGFVIGLLFKVLIFAALVGGVIYLVRHFTSASSSSRGDW; from the coding sequence ATGGACACGAAAGGCACTCTCTCCGGCCTGCCCTGGTGGGTGAAGTGGGTCGTCATCCCGGTGATCGCGCTGGCCGTCTTCGGCGGCCTGATCACCAGCCTCATCGGATTCGTCATCGGCCTGCTGTTCAAGGTGCTGATCTTCGCCGCGCTGGTCGGCGGCGTCATCTACCTGGTGCGGCACTTCACTTCGGCTTCCTCCTCCTCCCGCGGCGACTGGTGA
- a CDS encoding YibE/F family protein — protein MTHSHGPSHGSPHDHPRDHPHSPSHGHGHSHAHSHGPPAPVSRHLRKVVAAVLIPFALAVLVALVVLWPGGAPGHVHDHSGVGFDRPTFAAKVTKLAEVSCGDVNVRQPPAQSGGAGGAGGAGGAGGSEGAGGDGQQNGGAKNVCHKATVEVTEGKDKGHTFTEVVTPDATRTYTVGQQVVVAYAEKAPRDLQYSVIDANRDVPMVLLAVVFALVVVLVGRLRGVLALVGLVVSFAVLTLFILPAILQGSNPLVVAVVGGSAIMLATLYLCHGLSARTSVAVLGTLVSLLLIGLLGSLFIGWAQLTGNTDDQTGLVHGLYPGIEIRGLLLAGVLIGSLGVLDDVTVTQTSAVWELKEADPGASWRKIYRSAMRIGRDHIASVVNTLVLAYAGAALPLLLLFSIARSDVSMVATSEVVAEEIVRTLVGSIGLVASVPVTTLLAALVVSADRRRTDGSGTGASGTGGPGTVAPGGPAVPVGGAVPVGGAVPGPPVSGPLGSGPSGAGPAGGPAVPAPASGAGVPGRAPVTSRRGRRRKPK, from the coding sequence GTGACCCACTCCCACGGCCCGTCCCACGGCTCCCCCCACGACCACCCCCGCGACCACCCCCACAGCCCTTCGCACGGTCATGGGCACAGCCACGCCCACAGCCACGGGCCGCCCGCGCCCGTATCGCGCCATCTGCGCAAGGTCGTCGCGGCGGTGCTCATCCCGTTCGCGCTGGCGGTGCTGGTCGCTCTGGTGGTGCTGTGGCCCGGCGGGGCGCCGGGGCACGTGCACGACCACTCCGGGGTCGGCTTCGACCGGCCCACCTTCGCCGCGAAGGTCACGAAGCTGGCGGAGGTGAGCTGTGGGGACGTCAACGTCCGCCAGCCGCCGGCCCAGTCCGGCGGTGCGGGCGGTGCCGGGGGTGCCGGTGGTGCGGGCGGTTCGGAAGGGGCGGGCGGTGACGGCCAGCAGAACGGGGGCGCGAAGAACGTCTGTCACAAGGCGACCGTCGAGGTCACCGAGGGCAAGGACAAGGGCCACACCTTCACCGAGGTCGTCACCCCGGACGCCACCCGCACCTACACCGTCGGTCAGCAGGTCGTGGTCGCGTACGCCGAAAAGGCGCCCCGCGACCTCCAGTACAGCGTCATCGACGCGAACCGCGACGTGCCGATGGTGCTGCTCGCCGTCGTCTTCGCCCTCGTCGTCGTGCTGGTGGGGCGGCTGCGCGGGGTGCTGGCGCTGGTGGGGCTGGTGGTCAGCTTCGCGGTGCTGACGCTGTTCATCCTGCCCGCGATACTCCAGGGCTCGAATCCCCTGGTGGTGGCCGTGGTCGGGGGCAGTGCCATCATGCTGGCGACGCTCTATCTGTGCCACGGGCTGTCCGCGCGGACGTCGGTCGCGGTGCTGGGCACGCTGGTCTCTCTGCTGCTGATCGGGCTGCTGGGCTCGCTGTTCATCGGCTGGGCCCAGCTGACGGGCAACACCGACGACCAGACGGGCCTGGTGCACGGGCTCTACCCGGGCATCGAGATCCGGGGCCTGCTGCTGGCGGGGGTGCTGATCGGTTCGCTCGGGGTGCTCGACGACGTGACGGTCACGCAGACCTCAGCCGTGTGGGAGCTGAAGGAGGCGGACCCGGGAGCGAGCTGGCGGAAGATCTACCGCTCCGCCATGCGGATCGGACGCGACCACATCGCGTCCGTCGTCAACACGCTGGTGCTGGCCTACGCGGGTGCCGCGCTGCCGCTGCTGCTGCTGTTCTCGATCGCGCGCAGCGATGTCTCGATGGTGGCCACGAGCGAGGTGGTGGCCGAGGAGATCGTCCGCACGCTCGTGGGCTCGATCGGCCTGGTGGCCTCGGTGCCGGTGACGACGCTGCTGGCCGCGCTGGTGGTCTCGGCGGACCGGCGGCGTACGGACGGCTCGGGGACGGGCGCTTCGGGGACGGGCGGCCCGGGGACGGTCGCTCCTGGTGGGCCCGCCGTTCCGGTGGGCGGCGCCGTACCCGTGGGTGGCGCCGTACCCGGCCCTCCCGTTTCCGGGCCGCTGGGCAGTGGCCCGTCCGGCGCTGGTCCGGCCGGCGGGCCCGCCGTTCCCGCCCCGGCCTCCGGTGCCGGTGTGCCGGGGCGTGCTCCGGTCACCAGTCGCCGCGGGAGGAGGAGGAAGCCGAAGTGA
- the thiC gene encoding phosphomethylpyrimidine synthase ThiC — protein MTTQDAHARAQNAAQNAIGSHKGYLEGPRSDIRVPVRRVHLTNGQDVTLYDTSGPYTDPTIETDVRRGLAPLRENWIIQRGDTAEYTGRELRPEDDGLKHTSPRGGLLRSGTADLRGLDAVFPGRPRQPRRAREGLSVTQLAYAKRGEITPEMEYVALRESLAPEFVRDEIAAGRAVLPANVNHPETEPMMIGKNFLVKVNANIGNSAVTSSIEEEVEKMTWATRWGADTVMDLSTGRNIHTTREWVLRNSPVPIGTVPLYQALEKVDGKAEELSWEVYKDTVIEQCEQGVDYMTVHAGVLLRYVPLTARRKTGIVSRGGSIMAAWCLAHHKESFLYEHFSELCDILRAYDVTFSLGDGLRPGSIADANDAAQMAELDTLGELNRIAKAHDVQTMIEGPGHVPMHKIKENVDRQQEICEEAPFYTLGPLTTDIAPAYDHITSGIGAAMIGWWGTAMLCYVTPKEHLGLPDRDDVKTGVITYKIAAHAADLAKGHPGAQNWDDALSDARFEFRWEDQFNLALDPDTARAYHDATLPAEPAKTAHFCSMCGPKFCSMKISQSINERFGGEEGATPDEIEAGMLQKSKEFAEAGNRVYLPMAEQADVS, from the coding sequence ATGACCACGCAGGATGCACACGCGCGCGCCCAGAACGCGGCTCAGAACGCGATCGGATCGCACAAGGGATACCTGGAGGGGCCACGCTCCGACATCCGGGTACCGGTCCGCCGCGTGCACCTCACCAACGGCCAGGACGTGACGCTCTACGACACCTCCGGGCCGTACACCGACCCCACCATCGAGACGGACGTGCGCCGTGGCCTCGCGCCGCTGCGCGAGAACTGGATCATCCAGCGCGGAGACACGGCCGAGTACACCGGGCGCGAGCTGCGCCCCGAGGACGACGGCCTCAAGCACACCAGCCCACGCGGCGGGCTGCTCCGGAGCGGAACGGCTGATCTACGGGGCCTCGACGCGGTCTTCCCCGGCCGGCCCCGCCAGCCGCGCCGGGCCCGCGAGGGACTATCGGTCACCCAGCTCGCCTACGCGAAGCGGGGCGAGATCACGCCGGAGATGGAGTACGTCGCCCTCCGCGAGAGCCTGGCGCCCGAGTTCGTCCGCGACGAGATCGCCGCGGGCCGCGCCGTCCTCCCGGCGAACGTCAACCACCCGGAGACCGAGCCGATGATGATCGGCAAGAACTTCCTGGTGAAGGTCAACGCCAACATCGGCAACTCCGCCGTCACCTCCTCCATCGAGGAGGAGGTGGAGAAGATGACGTGGGCGACCCGCTGGGGCGCCGACACCGTGATGGACCTGTCCACCGGCCGCAACATCCACACCACCCGCGAATGGGTACTGCGCAACTCCCCCGTCCCCATCGGCACCGTGCCCCTCTACCAGGCGCTGGAGAAGGTCGACGGCAAGGCGGAGGAGCTGTCCTGGGAGGTCTACAAGGACACCGTCATCGAGCAGTGCGAGCAGGGCGTCGACTACATGACGGTCCACGCGGGCGTGCTCCTGCGCTACGTGCCTTTGACGGCCCGCCGTAAGACCGGCATCGTCTCGCGCGGCGGCTCGATCATGGCGGCGTGGTGCCTCGCGCACCACAAGGAGTCCTTCCTCTACGAACACTTCTCCGAGCTCTGCGACATCCTCCGCGCCTACGACGTGACGTTCTCGCTCGGCGACGGGCTGCGCCCCGGCTCGATCGCCGACGCCAACGACGCCGCGCAGATGGCGGAGCTGGACACCCTCGGCGAGCTGAACCGTATCGCCAAGGCCCACGACGTCCAGACGATGATCGAGGGCCCCGGGCATGTCCCGATGCACAAGATCAAGGAGAACGTCGACCGCCAGCAGGAGATCTGCGAGGAGGCCCCCTTCTACACCCTGGGCCCCCTCACGACGGACATCGCGCCCGCCTACGACCACATCACCAGTGGCATCGGCGCCGCGATGATCGGCTGGTGGGGCACGGCGATGCTCTGTTACGTCACCCCGAAGGAACACCTCGGGCTCCCCGACCGCGACGACGTCAAGACCGGCGTGATCACCTACAAGATCGCCGCCCACGCCGCGGACCTGGCCAAGGGCCACCCCGGCGCCCAGAACTGGGACGACGCCCTCTCCGACGCACGCTTCGAGTTCCGCTGGGAGGACCAGTTCAACCTGGCCCTCGACCCCGACACGGCCCGCGCCTACCACGACGCGACCTTGCCGGCGGAGCCGGCCAAAACCGCCCACTTCTGCTCCATGTGCGGGCCCAAGTTCTGCTCGATGAAGATCAGTCAGAGCATCAATGAGCGGTTCGGCGGCGAGGAAGGCGCGACCCCCGACGAGATCGAGGCGGGGATGTTGCAGAAGTCGAAGGAGTTCGCGGAAGCGGGTAACCGGGTCTACCTGCCGATGGCCGAGCAGGCCGACGTGAGCTGA
- a CDS encoding phage holin family protein, which produces MTNFLIKTLANAAALAVATWLLGDIAVTGDDGGKKTLTLVVVALIFGVVNFVVKPIVKLFSLPLLVLTLGLFTLVINALMLMLTSWVADKLDVGFHVDGFGTAVLGGLIISVVSWALNLAMDRD; this is translated from the coding sequence ATGACGAACTTCCTCATCAAGACGCTGGCCAACGCAGCGGCACTGGCCGTGGCGACCTGGCTCCTGGGCGATATCGCGGTGACCGGCGACGACGGGGGCAAGAAGACGCTGACGCTGGTTGTCGTCGCCCTGATCTTCGGCGTCGTCAACTTCGTGGTCAAGCCGATCGTCAAGCTGTTCTCGCTCCCCCTGCTGGTGCTGACGCTGGGCCTGTTCACGCTGGTGATCAATGCCCTGATGCTGATGCTGACCTCCTGGGTGGCGGACAAACTGGACGTGGGCTTCCATGTGGACGGCTTCGGCACGGCGGTGCTCGGCGGCCTGATCATCTCGGTCGTGTCCTGGGCGCTGAACCTGGCCATGGACCGGGACTGA
- the hisC gene encoding histidinol-phosphate transaminase, whose translation MSDKSEREHEERGDATGARGPRLRGALADVPSYKPGRPASADGPVSYKLSSNENPYPPLPGVLESVTAAAASFNRYPDMACSGLLAELADRFEVPVSHLATGTGSVGVAQQLLQATAGPGDEVIYAWRSFEAYPIITQISGAASVRVPLTGGAEQEAHDLDAMADAITERTRLIFVCNPNNPTGAAIPRADLERFLDRVPADVLVVLDEAYREFVRDERVVDGIELYRDRPNVCVLRTFSKAYGLAGLRVGFAVAHEPVAAALRKTAVPFGVSQLAQEAAIASLRSEDALLERVEALIEERTRVLGELRGQGWTVPESQANFVWLRLGARTADFAERAEAAGVTVRPFAGEGVRVTIGETAANDIFLQVTAAFRKEL comes from the coding sequence GTGAGTGACAAGAGCGAGCGGGAGCACGAGGAGCGCGGGGACGCGACGGGGGCGCGTGGCCCCCGGCTGCGCGGTGCGCTGGCGGACGTCCCGTCCTACAAGCCCGGCCGCCCGGCCTCGGCCGACGGGCCCGTCTCCTACAAGCTGTCGTCGAACGAGAACCCCTACCCGCCGCTGCCCGGCGTGCTGGAGTCGGTGACGGCCGCCGCCGCCTCCTTCAACCGGTACCCGGACATGGCCTGCTCCGGTCTGCTCGCCGAGCTGGCGGACCGCTTCGAGGTGCCGGTCTCCCACCTGGCCACCGGCACCGGCTCGGTGGGCGTCGCCCAGCAGCTGTTGCAGGCGACGGCGGGTCCGGGGGACGAGGTGATCTACGCCTGGCGCTCCTTCGAGGCGTACCCGATCATCACGCAGATCTCCGGCGCCGCCTCGGTGCGGGTGCCGCTGACCGGCGGCGCCGAGCAGGAGGCGCACGACCTGGACGCGATGGCGGACGCGATCACCGAGCGCACCCGCCTCATCTTCGTCTGCAACCCCAACAACCCCACCGGCGCCGCCATCCCCCGTGCGGACCTGGAGCGCTTCTTGGACCGGGTGCCGGCGGATGTGCTGGTGGTGCTGGACGAGGCGTACCGCGAGTTCGTGCGCGACGAGCGGGTGGTGGACGGCATCGAGCTGTACCGCGACCGCCCCAACGTGTGTGTGCTGCGGACCTTCTCCAAGGCGTACGGGCTGGCCGGGCTGCGGGTCGGCTTCGCGGTGGCGCACGAGCCGGTGGCCGCCGCGCTGCGCAAGACCGCCGTCCCCTTCGGTGTGAGCCAACTCGCACAGGAGGCGGCGATAGCCTCGCTGCGCAGCGAGGACGCGCTGCTGGAGCGGGTGGAGGCGCTCATCGAGGAGCGCACCCGGGTGCTGGGGGAGCTGCGGGGCCAGGGGTGGACGGTGCCCGAGTCGCAGGCGAACTTCGTGTGGCTCCGGCTGGGAGCCCGTACGGCGGACTTCGCGGAGCGGGCCGAGGCGGCCGGGGTGACGGTGCGGCCGTTCGCCGGGGAGGGCGTGCGGGTCACCATTGGAGAGACCGCGGCCAACGACATCTTCTTGCAGGTCACGGCGGCTTTTCGGAAAGAGCTTTAG
- a CDS encoding metallophosphoesterase, producing the protein MVEGSMTQGAGQGPDVWHGGTAAHGEGTGTGAPVGPPGTGSPVAPPSGPGQGVPAQGMPAQGMPARSVPVQGAPVPSGPVPGAVAPRTAVPDTSVPGGPPPRDPRPVGAPAPAGPRPVSDPRRAAAPHPAGGPPPGAPALSGPAPEEPAPVRAEMPEEYTPTARDLPVVGAATRVASVPEPTMVDVPVAAPRGNDGEGPLYVVGDVHGYLDELRAALRQFGIIDSEDRWVAGNARLWFLGDFTDRGPDGIGVIELVMQLSAEAAAAGGYCKALMGNHELLLLGAKRFGDTPVNSGAGTASFQAAWLLNGGQRTDMERLAGHHLQWMSRLDAIALADGHLLVHSDATCYMDYGNTIDEVNDAITTALQRDDAEETWDLFRKFTKRFAFRDEGAGPMAVRELLDTFGGKRIVHGHSPIPYLLGEVGSEDGEGEASAPQITGPHVYADGLAVAMDGGVTMAGKLLIAQLPLVQ; encoded by the coding sequence ATGGTGGAGGGGTCGATGACTCAGGGGGCCGGTCAGGGACCCGACGTATGGCACGGCGGGACGGCGGCACACGGGGAGGGAACCGGCACGGGGGCGCCCGTCGGGCCTCCCGGCACGGGCTCGCCCGTCGCGCCGCCGAGCGGTCCCGGGCAGGGCGTGCCTGCGCAGGGCATGCCTGCGCAGGGCATGCCCGCGCGGAGCGTGCCCGTGCAGGGCGCACCGGTCCCAAGTGGCCCCGTGCCGGGAGCCGTTGCTCCCCGTACGGCGGTCCCGGACACCTCCGTGCCGGGCGGCCCGCCGCCCCGCGACCCCCGGCCCGTCGGCGCCCCGGCTCCGGCCGGCCCGCGGCCCGTCAGCGACCCGCGCCGGGCTGCCGCGCCTCATCCGGCCGGCGGACCGCCGCCCGGCGCTCCGGCACTCAGCGGTCCGGCGCCCGAAGAGCCCGCGCCCGTGCGCGCGGAGATGCCCGAGGAGTACACACCGACGGCGCGCGACCTGCCGGTCGTCGGCGCCGCGACCCGGGTGGCGAGCGTGCCCGAGCCCACCATGGTCGACGTGCCCGTCGCCGCGCCGCGGGGCAACGACGGCGAGGGCCCCCTCTACGTCGTCGGCGACGTGCACGGCTATCTCGACGAACTGCGCGCGGCACTGCGGCAGTTCGGCATCATCGACTCCGAGGACCGCTGGGTCGCGGGCAACGCGCGCCTGTGGTTCCTGGGGGACTTCACCGACCGGGGCCCCGACGGCATCGGCGTGATCGAGCTGGTCATGCAGCTGTCGGCCGAGGCCGCTGCGGCCGGCGGCTACTGCAAGGCGCTGATGGGCAACCACGAGCTGCTGCTGCTCGGCGCCAAGCGGTTCGGTGACACCCCCGTCAACTCCGGTGCCGGCACCGCCTCCTTCCAGGCTGCCTGGCTGCTCAACGGCGGCCAGCGCACCGACATGGAGCGGCTGGCCGGCCACCACCTCCAGTGGATGTCCCGGCTGGACGCCATCGCGCTGGCCGACGGGCACCTGCTGGTGCACTCCGACGCCACCTGCTACATGGACTACGGCAACACGATCGACGAGGTCAACGACGCCATCACCACGGCCCTCCAGCGCGACGACGCGGAGGAGACGTGGGACCTGTTCCGCAAGTTCACCAAGCGCTTCGCCTTCCGGGACGAGGGCGCGGGCCCCATGGCGGTGCGCGAGCTGCTGGACACCTTCGGCGGCAAGCGGATCGTCCACGGGCACAGCCCCATCCCCTACCTGCTGGGCGAGGTGGGCAGCGAGGACGGCGAGGGTGAGGCGAGCGCCCCGCAGATCACGGGTCCGCACGTGTACGCGGACGGGCTCGCGGTCGCCATGGACGGCGGGGTCACGATGGCCGGAAAGCTCCTTATCGCGCAGTTGCCCCTCGTGCAGTGA
- a CDS encoding low molecular weight protein-tyrosine-phosphatase — protein sequence MYRVCFVCTGNICRSPMAEAVFRSHVRDAGLDHLVEIHSAGTGSWHLGDPADPRTSAVLEAAGYGLTHEARRFEPAWFQTDDLIVALDEGHARDLRGLARRPEEAAKVRLLRSYDPEAVAAEEGGRGDLSVPDPYYSDESGFEECLDLVEAAMPGLLSEVAAAVEVREAG from the coding sequence ATGTACCGCGTCTGCTTTGTGTGTACGGGCAACATCTGCCGCTCCCCCATGGCCGAGGCCGTCTTCCGCTCCCACGTGCGGGACGCCGGCCTGGACCACCTGGTGGAGATCCACAGCGCGGGCACCGGCAGCTGGCATCTGGGCGACCCGGCCGACCCCCGCACGAGCGCGGTGCTGGAGGCCGCGGGGTACGGACTCACGCATGAGGCGCGCCGGTTCGAGCCCGCCTGGTTCCAGACGGACGACCTGATCGTCGCGCTGGACGAGGGGCACGCGCGCGATCTGCGCGGCCTGGCACGCCGTCCCGAGGAGGCCGCCAAAGTGCGGCTGCTGCGCTCCTACGACCCGGAGGCCGTCGCCGCCGAGGAGGGCGGGCGCGGTGACCTGAGCGTCCCCGACCCGTACTACAGCGACGAGAGCGGCTTCGAGGAGTGCCTGGACCTGGTGGAGGCGGCCATGCCAGGGCTGCTGTCCGAGGTGGCGGCGGCCGTCGAGGTGCGGGAGGCCGGCTGA
- a CDS encoding cystathionine gamma-lyase — protein MSVHDRSVSDADGTRVVRAGLPEEEPYAPPLPGPVFAAHYHLPGDIEGAPYAYGRDANPTWSALERAVAALEAPQDPAAEAVVFASGMGAISAVLLSQLGPGQTVVLPSDGYNLLAALRARLEGFGVQVRTAPTDGWDEPGRLDVLAGARLLWLETPSNPGLDVCDIRRLADAAHERGALVAVDNTLATPLGQRPLELGADLAVASGTKALTGHGDVLLGYVVCRDAELAASVRAWRKTVGAIPGPMEAWLAHRSLATLDVRTRRQAGNALAVAEALTARPEVSDVRHPGLPGDDAHALAVRQMSRYGCVVSFTLPDKAYAERFLSGLRLVGEATSFGGVRSTAERRGRWGGDAVPEGFVRLSVGVEDAADLVADIRRSLDEARTSAQ, from the coding sequence ATGAGTGTCCACGACAGGTCGGTCAGCGACGCCGACGGCACCCGCGTCGTGCGCGCGGGCCTGCCGGAGGAGGAGCCGTACGCTCCCCCGCTGCCAGGGCCGGTCTTCGCCGCGCACTACCACCTGCCCGGCGACATCGAGGGCGCGCCGTACGCCTACGGGCGCGACGCCAACCCCACCTGGTCCGCGCTGGAGCGGGCCGTCGCCGCGCTGGAGGCGCCGCAGGACCCGGCGGCCGAGGCGGTCGTCTTCGCCTCCGGCATGGGTGCCATCTCCGCCGTCCTGCTCTCCCAGCTCGGCCCCGGCCAGACGGTGGTGCTGCCCTCGGACGGCTACAACCTGCTGGCCGCGCTGCGCGCCCGGCTGGAGGGCTTCGGCGTCCAGGTGCGTACGGCGCCCACCGACGGCTGGGACGAGCCCGGTCGGCTCGACGTCCTGGCGGGGGCACGGCTGCTGTGGCTTGAGACGCCCTCCAACCCGGGGCTGGACGTGTGCGACATCCGCCGCCTGGCGGACGCGGCGCACGAGCGGGGCGCACTCGTCGCCGTCGACAACACCCTGGCCACCCCGCTGGGCCAGCGCCCCCTCGAACTGGGCGCCGATCTGGCGGTGGCCAGCGGCACCAAGGCGCTGACCGGCCACGGCGATGTGCTGCTGGGCTATGTCGTGTGCCGGGACGCGGAGTTGGCCGCCTCGGTGCGGGCCTGGCGCAAGACGGTCGGCGCGATCCCCGGCCCGATGGAGGCATGGCTCGCCCACCGTTCGCTGGCGACCCTCGACGTGCGTACGCGGCGGCAGGCGGGCAACGCGCTGGCCGTGGCCGAGGCGCTGACGGCGCGCCCCGAGGTGAGCGACGTGCGCCACCCCGGGCTGCCGGGGGATGACGCGCACGCGCTGGCGGTCCGTCAGATGAGCCGGTACGGCTGCGTCGTCTCCTTCACGCTGCCCGACAAGGCGTACGCGGAGCGGTTCTTGTCCGGCCTGCGGCTGGTGGGGGAGGCCACCAGCTTCGGCGGGGTCCGCTCGACGGCGGAGCGCCGGGGGCGCTGGGGCGGTGACGCGGTGCCGGAAGGATTCGTCCGGCTGTCGGTGGGTGTCGAGGACGCCGCGGATCTGGTGGCAGACATCCGCCGCTCCCTGGACGAGGCCCGCACGTCGGCCCAGTGA
- a CDS encoding fructosamine kinase family protein — protein sequence MPPPPPSQSPPPPGPAARAGELLGQAVRTARPVGGGSICDACQVGLADGTTVFAKALDSAPADFFAAEAAGLARLRATGAVAVPEVYAIERDVLVLEWVPPGSADPAQAERLGRDLAALHESPAPSWGTPGEPCYLGPLPLTSPPEPVTEPAAWPAFHAEHRLLPLLRAAVDSARIAPADARAVEELCERLGEPDVSGPPQPPAVIHGDLWSGNVHWVAGGTPGTESGGGRARLIDPAAQGGHPETDLAMLALFGCPELPRLLAAYEEVRPVPGRAARVPLHQLQHLLAHAVLFGGGYGAQSGAAALAALR from the coding sequence ATGCCCCCGCCCCCGCCGTCCCAGTCCCCGCCCCCGCCCGGCCCGGCGGCGCGGGCGGGGGAGTTGCTCGGGCAGGCCGTCCGCACGGCGCGCCCGGTCGGCGGCGGCTCGATCTGCGACGCCTGCCAGGTGGGCCTGGCCGACGGCACCACCGTCTTCGCCAAGGCCCTCGACAGCGCGCCCGCCGACTTCTTCGCCGCCGAGGCGGCCGGCCTGGCCCGGCTGCGCGCGACGGGGGCCGTCGCCGTGCCCGAGGTGTACGCGATCGAGCGTGACGTCCTCGTCCTGGAGTGGGTGCCGCCCGGCTCCGCCGACCCGGCGCAGGCCGAGCGGCTCGGGCGGGATCTGGCCGCGCTGCACGAGAGCCCGGCGCCGTCCTGGGGCACCCCGGGCGAGCCGTGCTACCTGGGCCCGCTGCCGCTGACCTCGCCGCCCGAACCGGTGACCGAGCCGGCCGCCTGGCCCGCCTTCCACGCCGAGCACCGGCTGCTGCCGCTGCTGCGCGCCGCCGTGGACAGCGCGCGGATCGCGCCCGCCGACGCGCGGGCCGTGGAAGAGCTGTGCGAACGGCTCGGCGAACCGGACGTGTCCGGCCCGCCGCAGCCACCCGCCGTCATCCACGGCGACCTGTGGTCGGGCAACGTGCACTGGGTCGCCGGGGGCACCCCGGGGACGGAGTCCGGGGGAGGCCGCGCCCGGCTGATCGACCCGGCGGCCCAAGGCGGCCACCCGGAGACCGACTTGGCGATGCTGGCCCTGTTCGGCTGCCCCGAACTGCCCCGGCTGCTGGCGGCGTACGAGGAGGTGCGCCCGGTGCCAGGGCGCGCGGCGCGGGTGCCGCTGCACCAGCTCCAGCACCTGCTCGCGCATGCGGTGCTCTTCGGGGGTGGGTACGGTGCGCAGAGTGGGGCTGCGGCCCTTGCGGCTCTCCGTTGA
- a CDS encoding cupin domain-containing protein → MKEFRLEELEAERAVNDGAYLRFLHERNMSVGLYALNAGEPDRQQPHPQDEVYVVVSGRASLTVGEETTQVARGSVVYVPAQVPHKFHHVSEDLRVLVVFSPPEG, encoded by the coding sequence GTGAAGGAGTTCCGACTGGAGGAGCTGGAGGCCGAGCGCGCCGTGAACGACGGCGCCTACCTGCGCTTCTTGCACGAGCGCAACATGTCCGTCGGCCTGTACGCGCTGAACGCGGGCGAGCCCGACCGGCAGCAGCCGCACCCCCAGGACGAGGTGTACGTCGTCGTCAGCGGGCGGGCCTCGCTGACCGTGGGGGAGGAAACGACGCAGGTCGCGCGCGGCAGCGTCGTCTACGTGCCCGCCCAGGTTCCGCACAAGTTCCACCATGTCTCGGAGGACCTGCGCGTTCTCGTGGTCTTCTCCCCGCCGGAGGGCTGA